In Pollutimonas sp. M17, a single genomic region encodes these proteins:
- a CDS encoding formate dehydrogenase subunit gamma: protein MHTPQDSSEFNPSDETVQQAVRQSLQRYEGQKGNLLPVLHAVQHELGYIPPSAVPLLAQALQLSRAEIHGVISFYAHFRDQPAGAVVLEVCRAESCQAMGSDALAQHASQRLGCEFHATTPNGAATLEPVYCLGLCAQSPAVMINGRPHARMTPEKLDRLLQAEGV from the coding sequence ATGCATACGCCGCAAGACAGCAGTGAATTCAACCCGTCCGACGAGACCGTGCAGCAGGCGGTCAGGCAGTCGCTGCAACGCTACGAAGGGCAGAAAGGCAATCTCCTGCCGGTGCTGCATGCCGTCCAGCACGAATTGGGCTATATACCGCCCAGCGCCGTTCCGCTGCTGGCGCAGGCCCTGCAGCTCTCGCGCGCCGAAATACACGGGGTCATCAGCTTCTATGCCCATTTTCGCGACCAGCCGGCGGGCGCTGTCGTCCTGGAGGTCTGTAGGGCCGAATCCTGTCAGGCCATGGGCTCCGACGCCCTGGCCCAGCATGCCAGCCAGCGCCTGGGCTGTGAATTCCACGCCACGACGCCCAATGGCGCCGCCACGCTGGAACCGGTCTACTGCCTGGGCCTGTGCGCCCAGTCGCCCGCGGTCATGATCAACGGCCGGCCGCATGCGCGCATGACCCCCGAAAAACTGGATCGCTTGCTTCAGGCCGAGGGGGTATAA
- a CDS encoding formate dehydrogenase beta subunit, with protein MDAAITLFVPKDSAAIAVGADDVASAIAREAASRGLSVDIVRNGSRGLLWLETLVEVETPQGRVAYGPVEPADVPGLFDAGWLQGKPHTLAHGLTEEIPYLKNQERLTFARVGITDPLSLTDYRAHEGFKGLEAALAMAPAAIVDQVVDSGLRGRGGAAFPTGIKWKTVLAAEADQKYIVCNADEGDSGTFSDRMLMEGDPYALIEGMAIAGLAVQATYGYIYVRSEYPYAIAALEAAIACARDAGWLGASIRGSGRAFDLEVRCAAGAYICGEETSLLESLEGKRALVRAKPPLPAVKGLFGKPTVINNVISLASVPIILARGAAFYRDFGMGRSRGTLPFQLAGNLRHGGLVEKAFGLTLRELLYDFGGGSASGKPLRAVQVGGPLGAYLPESQWGVPLDYEAYVGISAMVGHGGLVAFDETVDMAKMAEYAMEFCAIESCGKCTPCRIGAVRGAEVIDKIRHNEQREAQVVLLRDLCDTMLAGSLCALGGMTPYPVLSALEHFPEDFGLPAHQPASTQAA; from the coding sequence ATGGACGCCGCCATCACCCTGTTCGTACCCAAAGACAGCGCAGCAATTGCCGTGGGGGCCGATGACGTCGCCTCGGCCATCGCACGCGAAGCCGCAAGCCGCGGACTCTCCGTCGACATCGTGCGCAATGGCTCGCGCGGCCTGCTGTGGCTGGAAACCCTGGTCGAGGTGGAAACGCCCCAGGGCCGTGTCGCGTATGGGCCCGTCGAGCCCGCCGACGTGCCCGGCCTGTTCGACGCCGGCTGGCTGCAAGGCAAGCCGCACACGCTGGCCCATGGCCTCACCGAAGAAATTCCCTACCTGAAGAACCAGGAGCGCCTGACTTTCGCGCGGGTCGGCATCACCGACCCGCTATCGCTGACCGACTATCGGGCGCATGAAGGCTTCAAGGGCCTCGAGGCCGCGCTGGCCATGGCGCCCGCCGCCATCGTCGATCAGGTCGTCGACTCCGGCCTGCGCGGGCGGGGCGGCGCGGCCTTTCCCACCGGCATCAAATGGAAAACGGTGCTGGCCGCCGAAGCCGATCAGAAGTACATCGTATGCAATGCCGACGAAGGCGACTCCGGCACGTTCTCGGACCGCATGCTGATGGAAGGCGACCCCTATGCCCTGATCGAAGGCATGGCCATCGCCGGCCTCGCCGTGCAGGCCACCTACGGCTATATCTATGTGCGGTCCGAATATCCTTACGCCATCGCCGCGCTGGAAGCCGCCATCGCCTGTGCGCGCGACGCCGGCTGGCTGGGCGCCAGCATACGCGGCAGCGGCCGCGCCTTCGACCTTGAGGTGCGCTGCGCGGCGGGCGCCTATATCTGCGGCGAAGAAACCTCGCTGCTGGAAAGCCTTGAAGGCAAGCGTGCGCTGGTGCGGGCCAAGCCGCCACTGCCGGCCGTCAAGGGCCTGTTCGGCAAGCCCACCGTCATCAACAACGTGATCTCGCTGGCATCGGTGCCCATCATCCTGGCGCGCGGCGCCGCTTTCTACCGCGATTTCGGCATGGGCCGTTCGCGGGGAACCCTGCCCTTCCAGCTTGCGGGCAATCTGCGGCACGGCGGCCTGGTCGAGAAAGCCTTCGGCCTTACCCTGCGCGAGCTGCTCTACGACTTCGGGGGCGGCAGCGCCAGCGGCAAGCCTTTGCGCGCCGTCCAGGTGGGCGGACCGCTGGGCGCCTACCTGCCCGAATCGCAATGGGGCGTCCCGCTGGATTACGAAGCCTACGTCGGCATCTCGGCCATGGTCGGCCACGGCGGACTGGTTGCTTTTGATGAAACCGTCGACATGGCAAAAATGGCGGAGTACGCCATGGAGTTCTGCGCCATCGAATCCTGCGGCAAATGCACGCCCTGTCGGATCGGCGCCGTGCGCGGCGCCGAAGTCATCGACAAGATACGCCATAACGAACAACGCGAAGCCCAGGTCGTATTGCTGCGCGATCTTTGCGACACCATGCTGGCCGGTTCGCTGTGCGCCCTGGGCGGCATGACGCCCTATCCGGTTCTTTCGGCGCTCGAACACTTCCCCGAAGACTTCGGCCTGCCCGCCCACCAACCCGCAAGCACGCAAGCGGCCTGA